One Anaerolineae bacterium genomic window, TGATGGCCAAACCCTTAAAGGTTTTACACCGAGGCGAGTTGTGCCAGGTGGGCATGCCGGTGTTGGGCGGCTGTGTGGGGCATAATTGTCGCATTGGCTCCGGGCACACCTTTTTCCCGGCGCGCTCGGTAGAATCGGATGTGGTGTTGTTTGCCAGGGAAGGCCGGACCATAATTACCAAAAATATAGCCTATCAAGATAGCGACCATCACGATTATCCTGATTCCGGCCACGTGGTCCGGTATCACGATGACCCTTTGCCCGAAGAACCAGAATTCACTTCAACGCCTGAGCCGGTGACTCAATCGGTCACCTGAACTTGCCTGCGCCAGAGAAGATAAGCTATGGACAATTTTGCCTTTATCATTCATCCGGTTCACCCCAAACGAGACGTGCAGCGTAAGTACCCGTTGTTGGGCAAACTACTGCCGGAACCGGCCATTCACTACTTTTCCCAATTCTTTCCCCCGGTTTATATTTCTCACATTACCGGCATCACCTCCGCAGCCACCGGCAAAGAAATAGAAGGCTGGTTTATTGCCTGTCCCTTTACCCCCAAACAAATGATCTCGCTGCCCCCGGAAACCGTTTACAAAAAGGTGATTGCCACCGGAAAATTGGCCCAAAAACTGGGAGCCAAAATATTGGGGCTGGGCGGGTTCACCTCGGTGGTGGGTGACGCCGGAATAACCATTGCCCAACACCTTGAAATTCCCGTAACCACGGGCGATAGTTACACCATTGCTACCGCCGTGGAAGCCACCCTCAAAGCGGCCCGGCGCATGAACATTGATCCCGCCGGGGCCACGGCGGCGGTGGTGGGCGCCACGGGTTCCATTGGCCGGGTGTGCGCGCAATTGTTGGCCCGCCGGGTGCCGGAAGTGATCCTCATTGGCCGCCGGCTAGATGCCTTAAAGCAGGTGCAAACCCTGGTCGCGGCCCAGAGCCAGGCCCGCGTTAAAGTGAGCACCAACATGCAAGATCTTCAACAAGCCGAGATGGTGCTGACCGTAACCAACGCCATTAAAACCGTTATTGAACCGCACCATCTCAAAAGTGGGGCCGTAGTGTGTGATGTGGCCCGGCCCAGGGATGTGTCGCGCCGGGTGATTGAAGAACGCAACGATGTGCTGGTGGTAGAAGGGGGCATGGTGAGAGTGCCGGGGCCGGTTAATTTTAATTTTGATTTTGGCTTTCCGCCCGGTATGGCCTATGCCTGCATGGCCGAAACCATAACCCTGGCCCTGGCCGGTTGTTATCAAAGTTACACGCTGGGCAAGAATATAAAATTAGAACAGGTAGAAACCATGGCCGCAATGGCCGGTCAACATGGGTTTGAAGTAAGCGGCTTTCGCAGTTTTGAATTGCCGGTAACAGACGAGCAAATTGCCCAGATCAGGCAAAATACGGTGCAAAAACAGGCTCGTTTAAAGTGGGCCAGCTCGTAAATCAATTTTAAATATTTTAGAAAGAGGTAAACAATGGGTAAAGGCCGTATCCTGGTGGTAGAAGACGACATTGATATTTCCAAAATGTTGCGCATCTATTTCGACTCGCAAGGGTATGAGGTGTTGGTGGCCAACCGGGGTAACGATGCCCTGGAGATGTGTCAAACCAAATTGCCCAACGTGGTGGTGTTGGATATCCAGTTGCCGGATATTGACGGTTATGAAATATGTCGCATCTTGCGCAGTAATACCCGCACCAGCTACGTGCCCATTATCTTTCTTACCCAGAAAGATGAGCGTAGCGATAAAATTGCCGGGCTGGAACTGGGCGCCGATGATTACATCACCAAACCGTTTGACATTGAGGAACTCAAATTGCGGGTTGAGGGCGCCATTCGCCGCTCGCAGCGTGAAGCGCTTACCCACCCGGTCACCAATTTGCCGGCCGGCAAACTCATCGAGGAGCAACTCAAAAGAGTAAAAGACTCAACCGAACCCTGGCTTTTCCTTTACTTTGGCATCCGCTATATCAACGCTTTTAAAGAAATAGCCGGCCCTCTCCAGGTTAATGAAGTTTTGGTTTTCCTGGCTGATATTATGCGGGAAGTGGTCAACGAACAAGGCTCCTTAAACGATTTTATCGGCCAGGCGTCTGATAATGATTTTATTGTCATTACCACGCCTGCAAAAGCCTCAACCATTTGTCACATGGTCACCCAACGGTTTAACAAAGAAAGCGATGTCTTTTATCCCTTCCCCATCCGGGAAGCCGGGAAAGTGACCTACGAGGATATTGACGGCCAGGCCCACGAATCACCTTTAATGGAGTTGGCCGTTGGCGCGGTCTCAAGCCAAGATGGCCCATTTGCCGATATTGTGCAAATTACCGAAGACGCGGCAGAAAACCGGCGGCGTAATTCTGGTTGTCCAAAATAGTCTGGTTGGCAGAACCGTTATGGGGGTAGGGTTTTTGACTTAACCGGCAGGCCGCTTTTTTTTGCCCGCTTTATCTCTTTAAATGTAGACAAAGCCCAAGTCTTCAATTGTTCGAACTTTATCAACTTAACCAGTAGGTTTGAAATTGCCACAAGGCTTGTTTTGAATTTGCCGAGGGGGCAATTGTGAGTAGTAATGAATTATCAGCCCGGGTTGATCAATTGAGTCATTTGCCAGGCGATACCAAAAAAACTTTATCAAATTTGGGCGACTCGCCTGAACAGAATACGTCTGCGCCCCCTTCCCCAAAGGCAGATTTAAACCAGGCATTAATCATTGTCAACCAAATTGGCCAAGCCCTGACCACCTCTCTTCACCTGTTAGATACTTCCTCTATTTGCCACGCCGTGCTTGACAGTCCGCAGTTAAAGGAACTATTTCCGTTTGACGCGGCGGAAATATGCCTGTGGGACGATCAAACGGATACGTTGACCGCCAAATTGCGCGTGCCGGAAGACCAGCCCGACCTTCAAGCTTACGACCGCACCTATCAGCCGCACGAAGGTTACACCGGCTGGCTGGCCACCCACCAAGCTCCCCTGCTGATTAACGATACCCGGCAGAACTCTAAAGTTACGCCCAAGATGGGCCTGGATAATTTCCCCTATCGTTCCTTAATGGGCATGCCGCTGAAGGCGGGCCTGAAGTTTTTGGGAACCTTGGAATTGGCCGCTGCGCCGGTTGGGGCTTACAGCCAACAACACTTGATTCTGCTGGAGGTTGTGGCCAATCAAATGGCCATTGCCCTGGACCATGCTCGCCTGTTTTATGCCACCCAGCATAAAGTCTCCGAGTTATCCCTGCTGTTTGATGCCAGCCGCGAGTTGTCGGCCACCCTGTCTTATGATGAACTGCTGCACAGTTTAACCCGGCAAATGATTAAAGCCTTTCCCGCCGACGACTGCGCCATTTTTGAGTTTGACGAAGCAACCAGCGCCTTGAATTTAGTGCATCAATATCGCGATACTGCCCCCGCTACAGCCGCTGTGTTCCCCGGCCTTAGTAAAGAAACCTTTGCCCGCGCCCTGGCCACCATCCCGCTTTGGGAAAATTTGTTAAAAAAACAGGTGCCCCTCATCATTCGCACCGATGACCCCCTGGCTAATTTGGCCGAGGTAGATTTGCTTAAAGAATGTCAATGTGGCACGATGGTGGGCATCCCCTTAACCAGCCGCGATAAAATGACCGGCTTGTTGGCCCTCTTTTCGGTTGATGCCCAGGCTTTCACCGACGATCAAATTCTCCTGGCGCAATCGCTGGCCGGCCAGGCCAACATAATGATGGAAAATGCCCGTCTCTTTAGCCTGACCGACCAGCGGTTACAACGGCGCATTGACGAACTGGCCGGCTTGCAGCGGGTTAGCCGCGAGTTAAACAGCACCCTTGATCTGGACATAATTTTAGATCTGGTTTTGGCCGAGGCCTTGCGGGTGACCCGGGCCGATTTGGGGCAAGTCAATCTATACGACCCCCGGACCGGTAAACTGACGGCGCACAAAGAACAAGGTGGAACTGGCGGCTCTATCCCGCCGGCAAACGAAGCATCACCCGTTGGCCAAAAAATTATGGAACGCGCCCTGGATACGGGGCAGTCAATTTTAATTTCTGATGTACGGGAGAATGAGGATACCCAGGGTTTTGGCGCCCATACCCATTCCCGGGTGGTGGTGCCCATTTACTATGGCAGCGAGCCGGCCGGCGTGATCAACCTGGAAAGCAACCGGCGGCATGGCTTTACCCAAAACCAACTCCGTTACCTGGAGGCGCTATCTAACCAGGCGGCGGTGGCCATTGGCAATGCCCAGGCGTATGAGGAACAGCGGCTTGAACGCGAGCAGGCCGGCCGGCGCATTGACCAACTCTCCCGCCTGGCCGAAATTAGCCATATCTTCCGCACCAACCGGCCCCTGTACGAAGTGCTGGAAGACATTGCCTATGCCATTATTGAGTCCGTAGGCTACCGGGTGGTGCTCATTAGCTTGGTGGCGGACGAGCCGCCCGCGCTTTCTCTTGAGGTGGGAGCCGGTATTCCGATTGCCGAATTTCGGGCGTTTCGCCAGGCAATAGGCCCACAGCCTTTGGCCCATTTGCCAAAAATTATGCTGGCCGACTTTTGCTTGAGCCGGTCTTACTTTATCCCCGTTGAGCGCAAAGAAGTGTGGCAGGGCAAATTGGATATTTCCTACCTGGCCCGGCAAGCCTCCCCTGAAAATATGGTTAAACCGGACAATGGCCTGGCCTGGCAGGCCGGCGATGTTTTATTTGTGCCTTTGACCGATGTGGAAAACAACATCATTGGTTTGCTTACCGTTGAGGACCCCGACTCCGGGTTGCGGCCCGGTATTTCGTCGGTGGAAACGCTGGAAATTTTTGCCAATCATGCGGCCACGGCTATTGAGAATGCCCGCCTGTTTGAGCGCGAGCAGCAGCGCCGCCGGTTGGCCGATACGCTGCGCGGCGTGGCCGAAGCAATTAGTTCCAAGCTTGAGTTTGATGAATTATTGAATATTGTATTGCGCGAACTGGCCAATGTTTTGGCCTACGATATCGCCTCAGTGTATCGGCTGGAAGAGGACCAATTGGTGGCGGTTGGCGGGCGAGCCTGGGAGCACAGCCGGCAGATGTTGGAGATTTCTTTTTCAATGATGGACGTCAACCCCCATCGGCTGGTTATTGAAACGCAAGAGCCGGTGTTGGTTAAGGATGCTCGCCGGCAATATCCCCAGGTTTTTGCCAAACCGCCTTATAATCGGGTAAAAAGTTGGTTGGGCGTTCCCCTCACTTATGGAGCCAATATCTTGGGGTTGATGTCGCTGGGCAGCGCCAAGGCAGACGTTTTTAGCCAGGAAGATGCGGGGGTAGTGTTGGCCTTTGCCAACCAGGTGGCGGTGGCTATGCAAAACGCGCGCCTGTTTGACGAGGCCCGCCAGCAGGTGCGCCAACTGGCGGCGCTGACGGAAGTGGCCCAATCACTGAACCGGGCCTTGGACCTGAACGAAGTATTGAACCTGGTGCTTGACGCCGTTTTTGACCTGGCAGGCTGCGAGCAGGGCACCATTTGGTTGGTGGATAATTATACCAATACGGTTAAAATTGCCAATACCAAAAACATCTCAGATTTTATGGTTGAGCTGGTCAACGAAAGCGCCATCTCGGTCAATTCCGAACCCTTTGCCCCAGTCATCCAGTCCGGCGACGTGCGGGTGGTTGAACGCAGCGTAACCAAAAAAGACGATATTGCTCATTATGGCCTGCCTTTCCCGGATGATGTTACCTACGTGCCCTTAAAAACGGAGCAAGGCGTGATTGGTATTTTGGCCCTGGAAACCGTTATTCACCATAAAAACATGCTCCAGTTGGTCACTACCCTGGCCGACCTGGCCGCCATTGCCATTGACAATACCCGCCTGCTGGAAAACACCCGCCAGCGGGCCAATGAGATGCAACGCCTTTACAATTTGGGGGTTGAAGTAAGCGGCATGCTGGAAGTGCAGCAAGTGATGCATTCCGTGATAGAAACTACTATCACCCTCACCGATACCCAGCTTGGCGTAATTTTGTATTGGGAAGAAGAAACGCAGCAATACCTGGTTGATAGCGCCACCACGGCTGAAAAATTGCGTTCCAAACTCACCTTTGACCGTCTGGAAGCCGCCGCCAACAACAGTGGCACGTCCTTGTGGTATGAGGTCACCCAACAGGTGATGGCCGACGAAGCGCCGGTCAATGTGAATCTGTCGCCCCAGTTAAGCGAGCCATCTGCCTTGAACCATCTGGAGGCGCAACCGCCCCCGGACCTGCCGGCCGAACACGCTCGGGCGTTGGGGGTAAGGGCCATGTTGGGCGTGCCCATCAAGGTGCAAAACCAGGCCAATGGCGCTATTTTTGTGGGCAGCCTTGAAGCGCGAAACTTTAATGATTACGACCTCCAATTGTTGTCGTTTGTGGCCAACCAGGCAGCCGTGGCCATTCGCAACGCTCAACTGGTGCAACGTTTGAATCGGTTTACCGAGGAGTTGGAGCAGCGGGTGGCCCAACGCACCGAAGAACTGGCCCAAACTCTGTTAGACTTAACCGAGGAGCGCGACCGGGTGGAAGCCCTGTACCAGATTACGCGCGAGATTTCGGCCAGCCTGGACCTGGACAGAATATTGACCCAGGCGCTCAGCCTGATCAACCGGGCCGTAGGCATTTCGCACGGTTCCATCCTGCTTACCAGTCAAGAGACAGGCGGCCTGGTTTACCGGGCTGCCCTGGGCCGGGACACGCCCTTACCCAAAGGCGCTGAAGCCCAAACCGAGCTGGATTATATCTTGGCCCAGCAAGTGGTTGGAATGCACCAGCCCCAAATTATTGCCGATTTATCCGCAGAGTTGGAAGCTGAAATCCAACCGAAACCCCTTGAACACGGTTCGGCTATGGCCGTGCCGTTGATTACGGGCGAAGAGGTGGTGGGGGCGTTGTTGCTCTTCCACCCCGACGTTGATTACTTTACCGAGGACCATCTTAAATTGGTTATGGCGGCCACTTCGCAAGTGGCCACCGCCATAAATAATGCAGAGTTGTATCGGCTGATCACGGACCAGGCCGACCGTTTGGGCGTGATGCTCCGGCTGCAAGCGTCGGAAGCGGCTAAAAACGAGGCTATTTTGCGGGGTATTACCGACGGCGTGCTGGTGCTGGATGCCAGCCGCAACATTGTGCTACTCAATCCCAAAGCGGCTGAAATCTTGGAGATTGACCCTACCGTCGCCGAAAATCAACCACTCGGCCAGATTTTAGGGCAGTCCGCCTCGGCGGCAGCCCTGGAATTGACGCAGCGTTTTTATGACAACCTGCTCAAAGCGCTGGACGAACTACAAGCCGGCCGGCCCTCGGCCGAGTTTCGCCTGGATGTTGAGCAAAAAGCAGTGGTTGTCACCCTGGCCCCGGTAGCCCTGGGCGGCGAAGAACGGCCCAGTATTGTTACCGTATTGCGCGACATCAGCAAAGAAGCAGAAATTGAGCGCATGAAAAACGAATTTATCTCTACCGTTTCCCATGAATTGCGCACTCCGCTCACTTCAATTAAGGGCTATGCTGATTTGCTGGTTTCCTCTAACGCTGCCGCCCGGCTGGGCGAACTCAATCCGATGCAGCGCCGTTTTGTAGAGGTTATTCAATCCAATACCAATCGCCTGGCTCACCTGGTGAATGATATTCTGGAAATTTCTCGCATTGAAACCGGCCGGGTTAAGCTGGACCTGGAGGCCCTGGACCTGGTCAGTCTTATCCAGGAGGTCGCTATTTCCTTTGAAGGACAACTCGTGCAAAAACCGATGAACTTTTCTTTGGATGTGCCCGATTCCTTGCCCCCGGTGTATGCCGATAAAGCCAGGGTGGTGCAGATATTGGTCAACCTGATTGGTAACGCCTGGCGTTATACTCCCGCAGGCAAAGACATTATTGTGCGCGCCCAGGTTAAAGACGACCGGTTTGTGCAGATAGATGTGGAAGACACCGGCATTGGCATTGTGGAAAAAGACCTGGCGTACATTTTTGAGCGGTTTTATCGTTCTGAGCGGGGAGAAGTGGAGATGGTGGATGGCACCGGCCTGGGCCTGTCCATTACCAAAAGTTTTGTGGAGATGTTGGGCGGCAAAATTTGGGTGGAAAGCCAGGTGGATGTTGGTTCTACCTTCAGCTTTACCTTGCCCCTGGAAGCGGCCAGGGATATTTTGGCCGCAGAGGCCGCCCAACCTGACCAGGCGCAGGTATTGCTAATTGAAGACGACCCGGCGGTGGTACAGATGTTGAAGCCCCGTTTGGAAGAAAAAGGTTACTGGGTAGTGGTCAAAAGCAAAGGACCGGCTGCTTTAGAATTTGCCCGTAACTCAAGCCAAACCTTGAGGGTGATAATGTTAGATATTCTTTTGCCGGAAACCAATGGGTTTGAGTTACTAACGCAGTTCAAAAAAAACAAAGCCACCGCCGATATTCCTATTTTTTTAACGGCCTTGTTTGTAAATCAAGAGGATCAGGCTTTGGGTTTGGAGATTATTGATTACATTTCAACCTCTTATGCCGAAACCCAAATATCGGAAATTGTGGGGCTGGCCCTCAACCACTCCAAAACCTTACAGGCCGACAACGGCCAGGAAGTTTTACCCCAGGACCACGTGTTGATTGTGAACGATAACACCGAAACGGCCAGTTGGCTCAAAGAAACACTCCATAATTGCGGCTGTTTTGTGCAGCGAGCCTTTAACAGCCAGCAGGCCATAGATATAGCCGCCAGTAAACCCGATTTGATTTTGGCCGATGCCAACATGCCCGGCATTGAGGGCGGAACACTTATTGCCCAACTTCGCCGTACGCCCGAAACAAAAGAGATACCCATTATTGCCATTACCGAGAGCGCGGCGCCGGACGATACGCTGAAAATATGGCCCATCGGGGGCCGGTTTTTTACGGCAGATACTTTGGTTGCAGAAATTATGCAAATTGAGCATAATTCTAAGCGTGATAAGTAGTTTGTTTGGGGGTCAGCATGAACCTTCGCTTGGCGCTGATGATATAGGATGCAGCGAATAAATGATTCAGGGGATGATAATTGATTAACCATTGGCAATTAATCATTCACCATTCACAATTTTTTGGGGAGTAAACGTGCCGTATGAGCAGTCCCTTAATCCTGGTAGCTGAAGATGAAAAGGATATAAGAGAATTAGTTGTTTTTTCTTTGCAAATCAGCGGTTTTAATGTGGTTGAAGCGCCCAACGGCGAGGAAGCCGTTAAAAAGGCGGTTGAAGTAGAACCGGATCTAATTTTGATGGACGTGCGCATGCCCAAAATGACCGGGTATGAAGCCTGCAAGGCCTTGAAAGAACATGAAAGTACCAGCGATATTCCCGTTGTGTTTTTATCGGCCAAGGGGCAAGAAGCGGAAATCAACGCCGGCCTGGAATTGGGCGCGGTGGAGTATTTGCTCAAACCCTTTGCCCCGGATGAGTTATCGGCCAAAGTCAACCAGATTTTAACCAAACATGGCAAAATGTAACTGACCCGTTATATTGTTAAAGATGAGCGCCGTTGTAATTGATGGTAGAATTGTACATTATGAAGCCTTTGGGCGGGGCTGGCCCCTGTTGTTTTTGCATGGCTGGCTAGGCTCGTGGCGTTACTGGATGTCTACCATGGAAGCAATGTCGGACAAACATCGCACTTACGCCCTGGATTTGTGGGGTTTTGGCGATTCCGATAAAACCGGTTCCCGTTATAGTGTGCCGGATTACGTGGCTTTGATTGATAATTTTGTAGAAAATATGGGTATCCGCGAAGCCCCCATTATTGGCCATGCCCTGGGGGCCACCGTGGCCCTGGAATATGCGGTGCGCTATCCAGACCGGGTCAAAAAGATTATGGCCGTTAGCCTGCCCATAGGGGCCGAAAGTATCAATCGCAATTTGGTTGATTTTGCCAACAATTCGGTGATGGCCAAAATGCGCTGGTGGCGACAGATTACCTACAAGGAAGTGCAAACCGAAGCCGAAAAAGCCGGCCAGGAAGCCGTGAGCGTTAGCCTTCAGTCGGCGGCCCAAACCGATATTCCCAGCCGAATTCAGAGCATTGGCCAATTCAAAGATTCAATGCTGCTGGTTGTTTACGGCGAAAAAGATGATCTGATTGATCCGGCTCCCAGCCGGGAACTGGACGGCCAATGGGACAACGTGCGGCCCATCGGCCTATCAGAATCAAAACATTTTCCCATGCTGGATGAAGCGGCCAAATTCACCCGCCTGCTCAAAGATTTTCTTGACGTGCAAGACGATTTATCTGTTTTGGAATTAAAAGAGGAGTGGCGTCGCCGCACGCGCTGATTTTTAGCCTGACTCAGCGAATTGACCAAATTATGGTATAATCAACTTACTACAATATTGGGAGGTTATCTGATGCCAGCAGATCGTCCAATGTCTAATGCAACCGTTCGGGTGTTATTGGATGCAGTAGAGGAAGTAATGGGAGAAAACGGCACCAAAGCGGTGTTAAATGCCGGAGGCTTAAAGGACCTGATTGACAATTATCCCCCCAAAGACCTGGAAATGGCTCGCCAATTTTCTGAGTATGGGGCCATCCAACAAGCGGTGGAAGATTTTTATGGGCCGCGAGGCGCGCGCGCAATGCTGCTGCGCATTGGCCGGGCCACCTTTCGTTTTGGCTTAAAAGACCAGCCCGCCATTTTGGGACTGGCCGGCATTGCCTTAAAAGCTATCCCCGAACAGAAACGAATGAAACTGATCCTGGAAAGAATGGCCTCCGCCGCCACCGACCGGATCAATCAACCCAGCCACGTGCGCGAGGAAGACGACGCCTTTTATTACATCCAGGATGAATGTCCCTGCCGCTGGCGGCCCCAACACGATAGGCCCTGTTGTTACGTGAGTGTGGGGGCCATTATGGAAGCTATGGCCTGGACCACGGGCAAGGTCTACAAGGTAGAAGAAGTAGCTTGTATTGCTAACGGAGCTTCTAACTGTGTTTACCGCATTCCCAAAGAATCTGCTGAAGAGGAGTAGACTTTTTGGTCGGAGATCACAACAGGCCCCGGCAACCGCCGGGGCCTGTTTTTTGTTGAAGGTATTTGGTCTACATTGGCTGCAAGGGGTTAGGCATAAACAAGAGAAAGAACAAAATAATGGTTAGATAAGCCACTAATTTCCGGGTAGGCCCCAACTCTACCAAATCATTGAGCGGGGGAGGATGGCCCGTGCCGATGATAAAGAAAATCAGCATAGCCCACACAAACCAGCCCGACCACCAAAAAATCCCGGCCACAAACATGGCCGTCACCAAAATCATACCCAACCAGCGAGCCTTTTCCCCTAACAGACAGTAGATGAGGTGGCCTCCATCTAATTGACCCACCGGCATGAGGTTCATGGCGGTCACAAATAACCCAAACCAGGCGGCAAAAGCAATTGAGTTGAGAATAATATCGTTTCCGCCGCCGGCCGGGATCAGGCCGGTTAGCAACAGCGCAAATTCTTGCCAGAAGGGTAGATGGGCATACTGCTCAAAATTTGGCAATAATTGGCCGTGCAGCAAGTATTTGACCAACAGATAAAAAACAGAATTTCCCTCCAGGAGAGACATTTCCCCCCGGGTTATTTCCCTTAGCGGTGAAGTAGCCACGCCCCAGAAAATCAGGGGAATGGCAAAAATCAGGCCGCCCAACGGGCCGGCCAGGCCAATGTCAAACAACTCTTTTTTGGTTTTGAACGGGCTGCGCAGTTGAATAAACGCCCCCAAGGTGCCCACCGGTGAAATAATCGGCAGCGGAATAAAATAGGGCAGGGTCACCGCTACCCGGTGATGGCGGGCCGCAAAGTAATGGCCAAATTCGTGGGCCAACAAAATAACCATCATGGTCAACATCATGGGCAAGCCGCTTAACCATTGGGGTAGGGTGGTGGGGAAGCATTGGCATTCATAACTGGCCCCGGTGAGCAGCACCGACAGGATGGTGGCAATGGCCAGGGCCAGGTTAACCCACGGATTACTTGGTTGGGGGGTGACAACGCCAGGCCGGGCGATGAGGGCAATTTGGCCCTTGTAGCGTCGCAGCAGGGGGGTGTAGTCGTGCGCTAACCAGCGTTCGGCCACCAGGTCATAAACCGCTTCGCTGTCTTGCCGCAGCAGGCTGCCCATAAAAAAGATGACGCCCGTTGGCCGGGCCGGCGCAGCCTCACGCGAGCCATGGACTGGGCGTCGCCAGGGCCATAGGCCCATTTCTTGGGGAAGTTGGGGGGGGATTTCAACCCGGTCAACTTGAAAAACGTCTTCAATCTCGGCCCTTAATTTGCTCACTAAAGCGCCGTCTAACATAATATTTTGGTGGGAGTGGTTGGTCATGCTTTGTCCTGTGGG contains:
- a CDS encoding polysaccharide biosynthesis protein; its protein translation is MDNFAFIIHPVHPKRDVQRKYPLLGKLLPEPAIHYFSQFFPPVYISHITGITSAATGKEIEGWFIACPFTPKQMISLPPETVYKKVIATGKLAQKLGAKILGLGGFTSVVGDAGITIAQHLEIPVTTGDSYTIATAVEATLKAARRMNIDPAGATAAVVGATGSIGRVCAQLLARRVPEVILIGRRLDALKQVQTLVAAQSQARVKVSTNMQDLQQAEMVLTVTNAIKTVIEPHHLKSGAVVCDVARPRDVSRRVIEERNDVLVVEGGMVRVPGPVNFNFDFGFPPGMAYACMAETITLALAGCYQSYTLGKNIKLEQVETMAAMAGQHGFEVSGFRSFELPVTDEQIAQIRQNTVQKQARLKWASS
- a CDS encoding response regulator — encoded protein: MGKGRILVVEDDIDISKMLRIYFDSQGYEVLVANRGNDALEMCQTKLPNVVVLDIQLPDIDGYEICRILRSNTRTSYVPIIFLTQKDERSDKIAGLELGADDYITKPFDIEELKLRVEGAIRRSQREALTHPVTNLPAGKLIEEQLKRVKDSTEPWLFLYFGIRYINAFKEIAGPLQVNEVLVFLADIMREVVNEQGSLNDFIGQASDNDFIVITTPAKASTICHMVTQRFNKESDVFYPFPIREAGKVTYEDIDGQAHESPLMELAVGAVSSQDGPFADIVQITEDAAENRRRNSGCPK
- a CDS encoding GAF domain-containing protein, producing MSSNELSARVDQLSHLPGDTKKTLSNLGDSPEQNTSAPPSPKADLNQALIIVNQIGQALTTSLHLLDTSSICHAVLDSPQLKELFPFDAAEICLWDDQTDTLTAKLRVPEDQPDLQAYDRTYQPHEGYTGWLATHQAPLLINDTRQNSKVTPKMGLDNFPYRSLMGMPLKAGLKFLGTLELAAAPVGAYSQQHLILLEVVANQMAIALDHARLFYATQHKVSELSLLFDASRELSATLSYDELLHSLTRQMIKAFPADDCAIFEFDEATSALNLVHQYRDTAPATAAVFPGLSKETFARALATIPLWENLLKKQVPLIIRTDDPLANLAEVDLLKECQCGTMVGIPLTSRDKMTGLLALFSVDAQAFTDDQILLAQSLAGQANIMMENARLFSLTDQRLQRRIDELAGLQRVSRELNSTLDLDIILDLVLAEALRVTRADLGQVNLYDPRTGKLTAHKEQGGTGGSIPPANEASPVGQKIMERALDTGQSILISDVRENEDTQGFGAHTHSRVVVPIYYGSEPAGVINLESNRRHGFTQNQLRYLEALSNQAAVAIGNAQAYEEQRLEREQAGRRIDQLSRLAEISHIFRTNRPLYEVLEDIAYAIIESVGYRVVLISLVADEPPALSLEVGAGIPIAEFRAFRQAIGPQPLAHLPKIMLADFCLSRSYFIPVERKEVWQGKLDISYLARQASPENMVKPDNGLAWQAGDVLFVPLTDVENNIIGLLTVEDPDSGLRPGISSVETLEIFANHAATAIENARLFEREQQRRRLADTLRGVAEAISSKLEFDELLNIVLRELANVLAYDIASVYRLEEDQLVAVGGRAWEHSRQMLEISFSMMDVNPHRLVIETQEPVLVKDARRQYPQVFAKPPYNRVKSWLGVPLTYGANILGLMSLGSAKADVFSQEDAGVVLAFANQVAVAMQNARLFDEARQQVRQLAALTEVAQSLNRALDLNEVLNLVLDAVFDLAGCEQGTIWLVDNYTNTVKIANTKNISDFMVELVNESAISVNSEPFAPVIQSGDVRVVERSVTKKDDIAHYGLPFPDDVTYVPLKTEQGVIGILALETVIHHKNMLQLVTTLADLAAIAIDNTRLLENTRQRANEMQRLYNLGVEVSGMLEVQQVMHSVIETTITLTDTQLGVILYWEEETQQYLVDSATTAEKLRSKLTFDRLEAAANNSGTSLWYEVTQQVMADEAPVNVNLSPQLSEPSALNHLEAQPPPDLPAEHARALGVRAMLGVPIKVQNQANGAIFVGSLEARNFNDYDLQLLSFVANQAAVAIRNAQLVQRLNRFTEELEQRVAQRTEELAQTLLDLTEERDRVEALYQITREISASLDLDRILTQALSLINRAVGISHGSILLTSQETGGLVYRAALGRDTPLPKGAEAQTELDYILAQQVVGMHQPQIIADLSAELEAEIQPKPLEHGSAMAVPLITGEEVVGALLLFHPDVDYFTEDHLKLVMAATSQVATAINNAELYRLITDQADRLGVMLRLQASEAAKNEAILRGITDGVLVLDASRNIVLLNPKAAEILEIDPTVAENQPLGQILGQSASAAALELTQRFYDNLLKALDELQAGRPSAEFRLDVEQKAVVVTLAPVALGGEERPSIVTVLRDISKEAEIERMKNEFISTVSHELRTPLTSIKGYADLLVSSNAAARLGELNPMQRRFVEVIQSNTNRLAHLVNDILEISRIETGRVKLDLEALDLVSLIQEVAISFEGQLVQKPMNFSLDVPDSLPPVYADKARVVQILVNLIGNAWRYTPAGKDIIVRAQVKDDRFVQIDVEDTGIGIVEKDLAYIFERFYRSERGEVEMVDGTGLGLSITKSFVEMLGGKIWVESQVDVGSTFSFTLPLEAARDILAAEAAQPDQAQVLLIEDDPAVVQMLKPRLEEKGYWVVVKSKGPAALEFARNSSQTLRVIMLDILLPETNGFELLTQFKKNKATADIPIFLTALFVNQEDQALGLEIIDYISTSYAETQISEIVGLALNHSKTLQADNGQEVLPQDHVLIVNDNTETASWLKETLHNCGCFVQRAFNSQQAIDIAASKPDLILADANMPGIEGGTLIAQLRRTPETKEIPIIAITESAAPDDTLKIWPIGGRFFTADTLVAEIMQIEHNSKRDK
- a CDS encoding response regulator, whose translation is MSSPLILVAEDEKDIRELVVFSLQISGFNVVEAPNGEEAVKKAVEVEPDLILMDVRMPKMTGYEACKALKEHESTSDIPVVFLSAKGQEAEINAGLELGAVEYLLKPFAPDELSAKVNQILTKHGKM
- a CDS encoding alpha/beta hydrolase: MSAVVIDGRIVHYEAFGRGWPLLFLHGWLGSWRYWMSTMEAMSDKHRTYALDLWGFGDSDKTGSRYSVPDYVALIDNFVENMGIREAPIIGHALGATVALEYAVRYPDRVKKIMAVSLPIGAESINRNLVDFANNSVMAKMRWWRQITYKEVQTEAEKAGQEAVSVSLQSAAQTDIPSRIQSIGQFKDSMLLVVYGEKDDLIDPAPSRELDGQWDNVRPIGLSESKHFPMLDEAAKFTRLLKDFLDVQDDLSVLELKEEWRRRTR
- a CDS encoding 4-vinyl reductase; its protein translation is MSNATVRVLLDAVEEVMGENGTKAVLNAGGLKDLIDNYPPKDLEMARQFSEYGAIQQAVEDFYGPRGARAMLLRIGRATFRFGLKDQPAILGLAGIALKAIPEQKRMKLILERMASAATDRINQPSHVREEDDAFYYIQDECPCRWRPQHDRPCCYVSVGAIMEAMAWTTGKVYKVEEVACIANGASNCVYRIPKESAEEE